The following proteins are encoded in a genomic region of Lutra lutra chromosome 16, mLutLut1.2, whole genome shotgun sequence:
- the CNTROB gene encoding centrobin isoform X1, which yields MATSATSPGSPLRAEDLLSDSSEAPGLNQVSSEVTSQLYASLHLSRQAEATARAQLYLPTTSPPPHEMLDGLAQELSRSLSVGLENNLKKKVREDGSKHIFEMESVRGQLQSMLQNSRDVAYRDPVTPGPGSERREEDSFDSDSTATLLNTRPLQDLSPSSSAQALEELFPRYASLRPGPPVNPPDFQGLRDALDSEHTRRKHCERHIQSLQTRVLELQQQLVVAVTADRKKDVMIEQLDKTLARVVEGWNRHEAERAEVLRGLQEERQAAELTRIKQQETVTHLEQSLSEAMEALTREQESVRLQQRERETLEEERQALTLNLELEQQRSRALQEERDEARAGQLSEHRQLETLRLALEEERQAWAQQERQLQERCGALQEEVRAQLEKEKGNAQREAQAAREAQQQLALVQSEVRRLEGELDTARREQDALQLEMSLVQARYESQRLQLESELAVRLEQQVTERLAQAQESSLRQAASLREHHRKQLRDLSAQHQQELSSQLAQFKGEAAEREERQRQVLQDYELRLAREQARVHDLQSGRQQLEEQRAELVERLQAMLQAHWEEANQLLSAPTLPANPPVPATSPSSPGPQEPEKGERRLWPLPPVAVALKPALQQSREVGEESLGGPPPVLCGPSEDLSLLLGPSFQSQHSFQPLEPKLTSSSAGTFHPDHRPERPFPEEDPGSDGDSFLKQGLPPPSQLEGLKHFLQQLLDTVPQNSEAPSVDLLPLKSGPLAVPSWEEAPRVPHLPPPVHKTKVPLAMASSLFRAHELPSSQSQSSGPSGSSPDTGGDGLAPVGQLMDVSQLLRLYQARGWGALPAEDLLLYLKRQEHGRTDSRGDDVPRRNTDSRLGEIPRKEIPSQGLPRRLAAAPKTEKPPVRRKGGHTAPHSTRSRGGIWR from the exons ATGGCGACATCAGCTACCAGCCCCGGCTCACCTCTCCGGGCTGAGGATCTCCTGAGTGATTCATCAGAAGCCCCCGGGCTGAACCAAGTGTCCTCTGAGGTGACCTCCCAGCTCTATGCTTCTTTGCACCTTAGTCGCCAGGCGGAGGCCACCGCCCGAGCCCAGCTGtatctccccaccacctccccacctcctcatGAGATGTTAGATGGCTTGGCCCAGGAGCTGAGTCGCAGCTTGTCGGTTGGCTTGGAGAACAACTTGAAGAAAAAGGTGAGAGAG GATGGGTCCAAGCATATCTTTGAGATGGAAAGTGTTCGGGGTCAACTACAGAGCATGCTCCAGAACTCCCGGGATGTGGCCTATC GCGATCCTGTCACTCCAGGTCCCGGCTCAGAGAGACGAGAAGAGGACTCCTTTGACAGTGACAGCACAGCCACCTTGCTTAA CACCCGGCCCCTGCAAGACCTGTCTCCGTCTAGCTCAGCCCAAGCCCTGGAGGAGTTGTTTCCCCGCTACGCCAGTCTTCGCCCAGGGCCCCCCGTCAATCCCCCAGATTTCCAAGGCCTGAGAGATGCCCTGGATTCTGAGCACACCCGTCGCAAG catTGTGAGCGCCATATTCAGAGCCTCCAGACCCGGGTGCTGGAGCTCCAACAGCAGTTAGTTGTGGCTGTGACTGCTGACCGCAAGAAGGATGTCATGATCGAGCAGCTGGACAAG ACCCTGGCCCGAGTGGTGGAGGGCTGGAACCGTCATGAGGCCGAGCGGGCAGAGGTGCTGCGGGGGCTCCAGGAGGAACGGCAGGCAGCTGAGCTTACCAGGATCAAGCAGCAGGAG ACAGTGACCCACCTGGAGCAGAGCCTTTCCGAGGCCATGGAGGCCCTGACTCGTGAGCAGGAAAGTGTGAGACTGCAGCAACGGGAAAGAGAGACTCTG GAGGAGGAGCGGCAGGCGCTGACCCTGAACTTGGAGCTGGAGCAGCAGCGGAGCCGGGCCCTGCAGGAGGAGCGGGATGAGGCTCGGGCGGGGCAGCTGAGCGAGCACCGGCAGCTGGAGACGCTGCGGCTGGCCCTGGAGGAGGAGCGGCAGGCCTGGGCCCAGCAGGAGCGCCAGCTGCAGGAGCGCTGCGGGGCCCTGCAGGAGGAGGTGCGCGCGCAGCTGGAAAAGGAGAAG GGGAACGCGCAGAGGGAGGCGCAGGCGGCGCGGGAGGCCCAGCAGCAGCTGGCACTGGTGCAGTCGGAGGTGCGGCGGCTGGAGGGCGAGCTGGACACAGCCCGGAGAGAGCAGGATGCCCTGCAGCTGGAGATGAGCTTGGTGCAG GCGCGCTATGAGAGCCAGCGGCTGCAGCTGGAGTCCGAGCTGGCCGTGCGGCTGGAGCAGCAGGTGACCGAGCGGCTGGCGCAGGCCCAGGAGAGCAGCCTCCGGCAGGCCGCCTCCCTGCGGGAGCACCACAG GAAGCAGCTGCGGGACCTGAGCGCACAGCACCAGCAGGAACTGTCCTCTCAGCTGGCCCAGTTCAAGGGGGAGGCAGCGGAGCGGGAGGAGCGGCAGCGGCAGGTGCTGCAGGACTACGAGCTCAG GCTGGCCCGGGAGCAGGCCCGGGTGCACGACCTGCAGAGCGGCCGCCAGCAGCTGGAGGAGCAGCGGGCTGAGCTGGTGGAGAGGCTCCAGGCCATGCTGCAGGCCCACTGGGAGGAAGCGAACCAGCTGCTCAgcgcccccaccctgcctgcgaACCCCCCG GTCCCCGCCACCAGCCCCTCCAGCCCTGGGCCTCAGGAGCCGGAGAAGGGGGAGCGGAGGCTGTGGCCTCTGCCTCCCGTGGCCGTGGCCCTGAAGCCCGCGCTGCAGCAGAGCCGGGAAGTTGGGGAGGAGTCGCTCGGAGGGCCGCCGCCTGTCCTCTGCGGCCCCTCCGAGGACCTCAGCCTCCTGCTGGGCCCCTCCTTCCAGAGCCAGCACTCCTTCCAGCCCCTGGAGCCAAAGCTCACCTCATCCTCCG CCGGGACCTTCCACCCTGACCACAGGCCGGAGCGGCCATTCCCTGAGGAAGATCCTGGGTCCGACGGCGACAGCTTCCTCAAGCAGGGGCTGCCGCCCCCCTCCCAGCTTGAGGGCCTCAAGCATTTTTTGCAGCAG CTGCTGGACACGGTCCCCCAGAACAGCGAGGCCCCCTCTGTGGATCTGTTGCCCCTGAAGTCTG GTCCGCTGGCTGTCCCGTCCTGGGAGGAAGCCCCGCGCGTGccacacctcccaccccccgttCATAAAACCAAAGTGCCCCTGGCCATGGCGTCCAGTCTTTTCCGGGCGCACGAGCTTCCTTCAAGCCAGTCCCAGAGCAGCGGTCCCAGCGGCAGCTCCCCAGACACCG GTGGAGACGGGCTGGCTCCCGTGGGGCAGCTCATGGACGTGTCTCAGCTCTTGCGACTGTACCAGGCTCGGGGCTGGGGGGCGCTGCCAGCTGAGGACCTGCTGCTCTACCTGAAGAGGCAGGAACA TGGCAGGACCGACAGCCGAGGGGATGACGTCCCCAGAAGGAACACAGACTCCCGTTTGGGTGAGATCCCCCGGAAAGAG ATCCCCTCCCAAGGGCTCCCTCGCCGCCTTGCTGCAGCCCCTAAGACCGAAAAACCTCCAGTTCGCAGGAAAGGTGGCCACACTGCCCCCCACAGCACGAGGAGTCGGGGGGGCATCTGGAGATGA
- the CNTROB gene encoding centrobin isoform X3: protein MATSATSPGSPLRAEDLLSDSSEAPGLNQVSSEVTSQLYASLHLSRQAEATARAQLYLPTTSPPPHEMLDGLAQELSRSLSVGLENNLKKKVREDGSKHIFEMESVRGQLQSMLQNSRDVAYRDPVTPGPGSERREEDSFDSDSTATLLNTRPLQDLSPSSSAQALEELFPRYASLRPGPPVNPPDFQGLRDALDSEHTRRKHCERHIQSLQTRVLELQQQLVVAVTADRKKDVMIEQLDKTLARVVEGWNRHEAERAEVLRGLQEERQAAELTRIKQQETVTHLEQSLSEAMEALTREQESVRLQQRERETLEEERQALTLNLELEQQRSRALQEERDEARAGQLSEHRQLETLRLALEEERQAWAQQERQLQERCGALQEEVRAQLEKEKGNAQREAQAAREAQQQLALVQSEVRRLEGELDTARREQDALQLEMSLVQARYESQRLQLESELAVRLEQQVTERLAQAQESSLRQAASLREHHRKQLRDLSAQHQQELSSQLAQFKGEAAEREERQRQVLQDYELRLAREQARVHDLQSGRQQLEEQRAELVERLQAMLQAHWEEANQLLSAPTLPANPPVPATSPSSPGPQEPEKGERRLWPLPPVAVALKPALQQSREVGEESLGGPPPVLCGPSEDLSLLLGPSFQSQHSFQPLEPKLTSSSAGTFHPDHRPERPFPEEDPGSDGDSFLKQGLPPPSQLEGLKHFLQQLLDTVPQNSEAPSVDLLPLKSGPLAVPSWEEAPRVPHLPPPVHKTKVPLAMASSLFRAHELPSSQSQSSGPSGSSPDTGGDGLAPVGQLMDVSQLLRLYQARGWGALPAEDLLLYLKRQEHSRTDSRGDDVPRRNTDSRLGEIPRKEVLPRRLAAAPKTEKPPVRRKGGHTAPHSTRSRGGIWR from the exons ATGGCGACATCAGCTACCAGCCCCGGCTCACCTCTCCGGGCTGAGGATCTCCTGAGTGATTCATCAGAAGCCCCCGGGCTGAACCAAGTGTCCTCTGAGGTGACCTCCCAGCTCTATGCTTCTTTGCACCTTAGTCGCCAGGCGGAGGCCACCGCCCGAGCCCAGCTGtatctccccaccacctccccacctcctcatGAGATGTTAGATGGCTTGGCCCAGGAGCTGAGTCGCAGCTTGTCGGTTGGCTTGGAGAACAACTTGAAGAAAAAGGTGAGAGAG GATGGGTCCAAGCATATCTTTGAGATGGAAAGTGTTCGGGGTCAACTACAGAGCATGCTCCAGAACTCCCGGGATGTGGCCTATC GCGATCCTGTCACTCCAGGTCCCGGCTCAGAGAGACGAGAAGAGGACTCCTTTGACAGTGACAGCACAGCCACCTTGCTTAA CACCCGGCCCCTGCAAGACCTGTCTCCGTCTAGCTCAGCCCAAGCCCTGGAGGAGTTGTTTCCCCGCTACGCCAGTCTTCGCCCAGGGCCCCCCGTCAATCCCCCAGATTTCCAAGGCCTGAGAGATGCCCTGGATTCTGAGCACACCCGTCGCAAG catTGTGAGCGCCATATTCAGAGCCTCCAGACCCGGGTGCTGGAGCTCCAACAGCAGTTAGTTGTGGCTGTGACTGCTGACCGCAAGAAGGATGTCATGATCGAGCAGCTGGACAAG ACCCTGGCCCGAGTGGTGGAGGGCTGGAACCGTCATGAGGCCGAGCGGGCAGAGGTGCTGCGGGGGCTCCAGGAGGAACGGCAGGCAGCTGAGCTTACCAGGATCAAGCAGCAGGAG ACAGTGACCCACCTGGAGCAGAGCCTTTCCGAGGCCATGGAGGCCCTGACTCGTGAGCAGGAAAGTGTGAGACTGCAGCAACGGGAAAGAGAGACTCTG GAGGAGGAGCGGCAGGCGCTGACCCTGAACTTGGAGCTGGAGCAGCAGCGGAGCCGGGCCCTGCAGGAGGAGCGGGATGAGGCTCGGGCGGGGCAGCTGAGCGAGCACCGGCAGCTGGAGACGCTGCGGCTGGCCCTGGAGGAGGAGCGGCAGGCCTGGGCCCAGCAGGAGCGCCAGCTGCAGGAGCGCTGCGGGGCCCTGCAGGAGGAGGTGCGCGCGCAGCTGGAAAAGGAGAAG GGGAACGCGCAGAGGGAGGCGCAGGCGGCGCGGGAGGCCCAGCAGCAGCTGGCACTGGTGCAGTCGGAGGTGCGGCGGCTGGAGGGCGAGCTGGACACAGCCCGGAGAGAGCAGGATGCCCTGCAGCTGGAGATGAGCTTGGTGCAG GCGCGCTATGAGAGCCAGCGGCTGCAGCTGGAGTCCGAGCTGGCCGTGCGGCTGGAGCAGCAGGTGACCGAGCGGCTGGCGCAGGCCCAGGAGAGCAGCCTCCGGCAGGCCGCCTCCCTGCGGGAGCACCACAG GAAGCAGCTGCGGGACCTGAGCGCACAGCACCAGCAGGAACTGTCCTCTCAGCTGGCCCAGTTCAAGGGGGAGGCAGCGGAGCGGGAGGAGCGGCAGCGGCAGGTGCTGCAGGACTACGAGCTCAG GCTGGCCCGGGAGCAGGCCCGGGTGCACGACCTGCAGAGCGGCCGCCAGCAGCTGGAGGAGCAGCGGGCTGAGCTGGTGGAGAGGCTCCAGGCCATGCTGCAGGCCCACTGGGAGGAAGCGAACCAGCTGCTCAgcgcccccaccctgcctgcgaACCCCCCG GTCCCCGCCACCAGCCCCTCCAGCCCTGGGCCTCAGGAGCCGGAGAAGGGGGAGCGGAGGCTGTGGCCTCTGCCTCCCGTGGCCGTGGCCCTGAAGCCCGCGCTGCAGCAGAGCCGGGAAGTTGGGGAGGAGTCGCTCGGAGGGCCGCCGCCTGTCCTCTGCGGCCCCTCCGAGGACCTCAGCCTCCTGCTGGGCCCCTCCTTCCAGAGCCAGCACTCCTTCCAGCCCCTGGAGCCAAAGCTCACCTCATCCTCCG CCGGGACCTTCCACCCTGACCACAGGCCGGAGCGGCCATTCCCTGAGGAAGATCCTGGGTCCGACGGCGACAGCTTCCTCAAGCAGGGGCTGCCGCCCCCCTCCCAGCTTGAGGGCCTCAAGCATTTTTTGCAGCAG CTGCTGGACACGGTCCCCCAGAACAGCGAGGCCCCCTCTGTGGATCTGTTGCCCCTGAAGTCTG GTCCGCTGGCTGTCCCGTCCTGGGAGGAAGCCCCGCGCGTGccacacctcccaccccccgttCATAAAACCAAAGTGCCCCTGGCCATGGCGTCCAGTCTTTTCCGGGCGCACGAGCTTCCTTCAAGCCAGTCCCAGAGCAGCGGTCCCAGCGGCAGCTCCCCAGACACCG GTGGAGACGGGCTGGCTCCCGTGGGGCAGCTCATGGACGTGTCTCAGCTCTTGCGACTGTACCAGGCTCGGGGCTGGGGGGCGCTGCCAGCTGAGGACCTGCTGCTCTACCTGAAGAGGCAGGAACACAGCAG GACCGACAGCCGAGGGGATGACGTCCCCAGAAGGAACACAGACTCCCGTTTGGGTGAGATCCCCCGGAAAGAGGT GCTCCCTCGCCGCCTTGCTGCAGCCCCTAAGACCGAAAAACCTCCAGTTCGCAGGAAAGGTGGCCACACTGCCCCCCACAGCACGAGGAGTCGGGGGGGCATCTGGAGATGA
- the CNTROB gene encoding centrobin isoform X5: MLDGLAQELSRSLSVGLENNLKKKVREDGSKHIFEMESVRGQLQSMLQNSRDVAYRDPVTPGPGSERREEDSFDSDSTATLLNTRPLQDLSPSSSAQALEELFPRYASLRPGPPVNPPDFQGLRDALDSEHTRRKHCERHIQSLQTRVLELQQQLVVAVTADRKKDVMIEQLDKTLARVVEGWNRHEAERAEVLRGLQEERQAAELTRIKQQETVTHLEQSLSEAMEALTREQESVRLQQRERETLEEERQALTLNLELEQQRSRALQEERDEARAGQLSEHRQLETLRLALEEERQAWAQQERQLQERCGALQEEVRAQLEKEKGNAQREAQAAREAQQQLALVQSEVRRLEGELDTARREQDALQLEMSLVQARYESQRLQLESELAVRLEQQVTERLAQAQESSLRQAASLREHHRKQLRDLSAQHQQELSSQLAQFKGEAAEREERQRQVLQDYELRLAREQARVHDLQSGRQQLEEQRAELVERLQAMLQAHWEEANQLLSAPTLPANPPVPATSPSSPGPQEPEKGERRLWPLPPVAVALKPALQQSREVGEESLGGPPPVLCGPSEDLSLLLGPSFQSQHSFQPLEPKLTSSSAGTFHPDHRPERPFPEEDPGSDGDSFLKQGLPPPSQLEGLKHFLQQLLDTVPQNSEAPSVDLLPLKSGPLAVPSWEEAPRVPHLPPPVHKTKVPLAMASSLFRAHELPSSQSQSSGPSGSSPDTGGDGLAPVGQLMDVSQLLRLYQARGWGALPAEDLLLYLKRQEHSRTDSRGDDVPRRNTDSRLGEIPRKEIPSQGLPRRLAAAPKTEKPPVRRKGGHTAPHSTRSRGGIWR, encoded by the exons ATGTTAGATGGCTTGGCCCAGGAGCTGAGTCGCAGCTTGTCGGTTGGCTTGGAGAACAACTTGAAGAAAAAGGTGAGAGAG GATGGGTCCAAGCATATCTTTGAGATGGAAAGTGTTCGGGGTCAACTACAGAGCATGCTCCAGAACTCCCGGGATGTGGCCTATC GCGATCCTGTCACTCCAGGTCCCGGCTCAGAGAGACGAGAAGAGGACTCCTTTGACAGTGACAGCACAGCCACCTTGCTTAA CACCCGGCCCCTGCAAGACCTGTCTCCGTCTAGCTCAGCCCAAGCCCTGGAGGAGTTGTTTCCCCGCTACGCCAGTCTTCGCCCAGGGCCCCCCGTCAATCCCCCAGATTTCCAAGGCCTGAGAGATGCCCTGGATTCTGAGCACACCCGTCGCAAG catTGTGAGCGCCATATTCAGAGCCTCCAGACCCGGGTGCTGGAGCTCCAACAGCAGTTAGTTGTGGCTGTGACTGCTGACCGCAAGAAGGATGTCATGATCGAGCAGCTGGACAAG ACCCTGGCCCGAGTGGTGGAGGGCTGGAACCGTCATGAGGCCGAGCGGGCAGAGGTGCTGCGGGGGCTCCAGGAGGAACGGCAGGCAGCTGAGCTTACCAGGATCAAGCAGCAGGAG ACAGTGACCCACCTGGAGCAGAGCCTTTCCGAGGCCATGGAGGCCCTGACTCGTGAGCAGGAAAGTGTGAGACTGCAGCAACGGGAAAGAGAGACTCTG GAGGAGGAGCGGCAGGCGCTGACCCTGAACTTGGAGCTGGAGCAGCAGCGGAGCCGGGCCCTGCAGGAGGAGCGGGATGAGGCTCGGGCGGGGCAGCTGAGCGAGCACCGGCAGCTGGAGACGCTGCGGCTGGCCCTGGAGGAGGAGCGGCAGGCCTGGGCCCAGCAGGAGCGCCAGCTGCAGGAGCGCTGCGGGGCCCTGCAGGAGGAGGTGCGCGCGCAGCTGGAAAAGGAGAAG GGGAACGCGCAGAGGGAGGCGCAGGCGGCGCGGGAGGCCCAGCAGCAGCTGGCACTGGTGCAGTCGGAGGTGCGGCGGCTGGAGGGCGAGCTGGACACAGCCCGGAGAGAGCAGGATGCCCTGCAGCTGGAGATGAGCTTGGTGCAG GCGCGCTATGAGAGCCAGCGGCTGCAGCTGGAGTCCGAGCTGGCCGTGCGGCTGGAGCAGCAGGTGACCGAGCGGCTGGCGCAGGCCCAGGAGAGCAGCCTCCGGCAGGCCGCCTCCCTGCGGGAGCACCACAG GAAGCAGCTGCGGGACCTGAGCGCACAGCACCAGCAGGAACTGTCCTCTCAGCTGGCCCAGTTCAAGGGGGAGGCAGCGGAGCGGGAGGAGCGGCAGCGGCAGGTGCTGCAGGACTACGAGCTCAG GCTGGCCCGGGAGCAGGCCCGGGTGCACGACCTGCAGAGCGGCCGCCAGCAGCTGGAGGAGCAGCGGGCTGAGCTGGTGGAGAGGCTCCAGGCCATGCTGCAGGCCCACTGGGAGGAAGCGAACCAGCTGCTCAgcgcccccaccctgcctgcgaACCCCCCG GTCCCCGCCACCAGCCCCTCCAGCCCTGGGCCTCAGGAGCCGGAGAAGGGGGAGCGGAGGCTGTGGCCTCTGCCTCCCGTGGCCGTGGCCCTGAAGCCCGCGCTGCAGCAGAGCCGGGAAGTTGGGGAGGAGTCGCTCGGAGGGCCGCCGCCTGTCCTCTGCGGCCCCTCCGAGGACCTCAGCCTCCTGCTGGGCCCCTCCTTCCAGAGCCAGCACTCCTTCCAGCCCCTGGAGCCAAAGCTCACCTCATCCTCCG CCGGGACCTTCCACCCTGACCACAGGCCGGAGCGGCCATTCCCTGAGGAAGATCCTGGGTCCGACGGCGACAGCTTCCTCAAGCAGGGGCTGCCGCCCCCCTCCCAGCTTGAGGGCCTCAAGCATTTTTTGCAGCAG CTGCTGGACACGGTCCCCCAGAACAGCGAGGCCCCCTCTGTGGATCTGTTGCCCCTGAAGTCTG GTCCGCTGGCTGTCCCGTCCTGGGAGGAAGCCCCGCGCGTGccacacctcccaccccccgttCATAAAACCAAAGTGCCCCTGGCCATGGCGTCCAGTCTTTTCCGGGCGCACGAGCTTCCTTCAAGCCAGTCCCAGAGCAGCGGTCCCAGCGGCAGCTCCCCAGACACCG GTGGAGACGGGCTGGCTCCCGTGGGGCAGCTCATGGACGTGTCTCAGCTCTTGCGACTGTACCAGGCTCGGGGCTGGGGGGCGCTGCCAGCTGAGGACCTGCTGCTCTACCTGAAGAGGCAGGAACACAGCAG GACCGACAGCCGAGGGGATGACGTCCCCAGAAGGAACACAGACTCCCGTTTGGGTGAGATCCCCCGGAAAGAG ATCCCCTCCCAAGGGCTCCCTCGCCGCCTTGCTGCAGCCCCTAAGACCGAAAAACCTCCAGTTCGCAGGAAAGGTGGCCACACTGCCCCCCACAGCACGAGGAGTCGGGGGGGCATCTGGAGATGA
- the CNTROB gene encoding centrobin isoform X2, which translates to MATSATSPGSPLRAEDLLSDSSEAPGLNQVSSEVTSQLYASLHLSRQAEATARAQLYLPTTSPPPHEMLDGLAQELSRSLSVGLENNLKKKDGSKHIFEMESVRGQLQSMLQNSRDVAYRDPVTPGPGSERREEDSFDSDSTATLLNTRPLQDLSPSSSAQALEELFPRYASLRPGPPVNPPDFQGLRDALDSEHTRRKHCERHIQSLQTRVLELQQQLVVAVTADRKKDVMIEQLDKTLARVVEGWNRHEAERAEVLRGLQEERQAAELTRIKQQETVTHLEQSLSEAMEALTREQESVRLQQRERETLEEERQALTLNLELEQQRSRALQEERDEARAGQLSEHRQLETLRLALEEERQAWAQQERQLQERCGALQEEVRAQLEKEKGNAQREAQAAREAQQQLALVQSEVRRLEGELDTARREQDALQLEMSLVQARYESQRLQLESELAVRLEQQVTERLAQAQESSLRQAASLREHHRKQLRDLSAQHQQELSSQLAQFKGEAAEREERQRQVLQDYELRLAREQARVHDLQSGRQQLEEQRAELVERLQAMLQAHWEEANQLLSAPTLPANPPVPATSPSSPGPQEPEKGERRLWPLPPVAVALKPALQQSREVGEESLGGPPPVLCGPSEDLSLLLGPSFQSQHSFQPLEPKLTSSSAGTFHPDHRPERPFPEEDPGSDGDSFLKQGLPPPSQLEGLKHFLQQLLDTVPQNSEAPSVDLLPLKSGPLAVPSWEEAPRVPHLPPPVHKTKVPLAMASSLFRAHELPSSQSQSSGPSGSSPDTGGDGLAPVGQLMDVSQLLRLYQARGWGALPAEDLLLYLKRQEHSRTDSRGDDVPRRNTDSRLGEIPRKEIPSQGLPRRLAAAPKTEKPPVRRKGGHTAPHSTRSRGGIWR; encoded by the exons ATGGCGACATCAGCTACCAGCCCCGGCTCACCTCTCCGGGCTGAGGATCTCCTGAGTGATTCATCAGAAGCCCCCGGGCTGAACCAAGTGTCCTCTGAGGTGACCTCCCAGCTCTATGCTTCTTTGCACCTTAGTCGCCAGGCGGAGGCCACCGCCCGAGCCCAGCTGtatctccccaccacctccccacctcctcatGAGATGTTAGATGGCTTGGCCCAGGAGCTGAGTCGCAGCTTGTCGGTTGGCTTGGAGAACAACTTGAAGAAAAAG GATGGGTCCAAGCATATCTTTGAGATGGAAAGTGTTCGGGGTCAACTACAGAGCATGCTCCAGAACTCCCGGGATGTGGCCTATC GCGATCCTGTCACTCCAGGTCCCGGCTCAGAGAGACGAGAAGAGGACTCCTTTGACAGTGACAGCACAGCCACCTTGCTTAA CACCCGGCCCCTGCAAGACCTGTCTCCGTCTAGCTCAGCCCAAGCCCTGGAGGAGTTGTTTCCCCGCTACGCCAGTCTTCGCCCAGGGCCCCCCGTCAATCCCCCAGATTTCCAAGGCCTGAGAGATGCCCTGGATTCTGAGCACACCCGTCGCAAG catTGTGAGCGCCATATTCAGAGCCTCCAGACCCGGGTGCTGGAGCTCCAACAGCAGTTAGTTGTGGCTGTGACTGCTGACCGCAAGAAGGATGTCATGATCGAGCAGCTGGACAAG ACCCTGGCCCGAGTGGTGGAGGGCTGGAACCGTCATGAGGCCGAGCGGGCAGAGGTGCTGCGGGGGCTCCAGGAGGAACGGCAGGCAGCTGAGCTTACCAGGATCAAGCAGCAGGAG ACAGTGACCCACCTGGAGCAGAGCCTTTCCGAGGCCATGGAGGCCCTGACTCGTGAGCAGGAAAGTGTGAGACTGCAGCAACGGGAAAGAGAGACTCTG GAGGAGGAGCGGCAGGCGCTGACCCTGAACTTGGAGCTGGAGCAGCAGCGGAGCCGGGCCCTGCAGGAGGAGCGGGATGAGGCTCGGGCGGGGCAGCTGAGCGAGCACCGGCAGCTGGAGACGCTGCGGCTGGCCCTGGAGGAGGAGCGGCAGGCCTGGGCCCAGCAGGAGCGCCAGCTGCAGGAGCGCTGCGGGGCCCTGCAGGAGGAGGTGCGCGCGCAGCTGGAAAAGGAGAAG GGGAACGCGCAGAGGGAGGCGCAGGCGGCGCGGGAGGCCCAGCAGCAGCTGGCACTGGTGCAGTCGGAGGTGCGGCGGCTGGAGGGCGAGCTGGACACAGCCCGGAGAGAGCAGGATGCCCTGCAGCTGGAGATGAGCTTGGTGCAG GCGCGCTATGAGAGCCAGCGGCTGCAGCTGGAGTCCGAGCTGGCCGTGCGGCTGGAGCAGCAGGTGACCGAGCGGCTGGCGCAGGCCCAGGAGAGCAGCCTCCGGCAGGCCGCCTCCCTGCGGGAGCACCACAG GAAGCAGCTGCGGGACCTGAGCGCACAGCACCAGCAGGAACTGTCCTCTCAGCTGGCCCAGTTCAAGGGGGAGGCAGCGGAGCGGGAGGAGCGGCAGCGGCAGGTGCTGCAGGACTACGAGCTCAG GCTGGCCCGGGAGCAGGCCCGGGTGCACGACCTGCAGAGCGGCCGCCAGCAGCTGGAGGAGCAGCGGGCTGAGCTGGTGGAGAGGCTCCAGGCCATGCTGCAGGCCCACTGGGAGGAAGCGAACCAGCTGCTCAgcgcccccaccctgcctgcgaACCCCCCG GTCCCCGCCACCAGCCCCTCCAGCCCTGGGCCTCAGGAGCCGGAGAAGGGGGAGCGGAGGCTGTGGCCTCTGCCTCCCGTGGCCGTGGCCCTGAAGCCCGCGCTGCAGCAGAGCCGGGAAGTTGGGGAGGAGTCGCTCGGAGGGCCGCCGCCTGTCCTCTGCGGCCCCTCCGAGGACCTCAGCCTCCTGCTGGGCCCCTCCTTCCAGAGCCAGCACTCCTTCCAGCCCCTGGAGCCAAAGCTCACCTCATCCTCCG CCGGGACCTTCCACCCTGACCACAGGCCGGAGCGGCCATTCCCTGAGGAAGATCCTGGGTCCGACGGCGACAGCTTCCTCAAGCAGGGGCTGCCGCCCCCCTCCCAGCTTGAGGGCCTCAAGCATTTTTTGCAGCAG CTGCTGGACACGGTCCCCCAGAACAGCGAGGCCCCCTCTGTGGATCTGTTGCCCCTGAAGTCTG GTCCGCTGGCTGTCCCGTCCTGGGAGGAAGCCCCGCGCGTGccacacctcccaccccccgttCATAAAACCAAAGTGCCCCTGGCCATGGCGTCCAGTCTTTTCCGGGCGCACGAGCTTCCTTCAAGCCAGTCCCAGAGCAGCGGTCCCAGCGGCAGCTCCCCAGACACCG GTGGAGACGGGCTGGCTCCCGTGGGGCAGCTCATGGACGTGTCTCAGCTCTTGCGACTGTACCAGGCTCGGGGCTGGGGGGCGCTGCCAGCTGAGGACCTGCTGCTCTACCTGAAGAGGCAGGAACACAGCAG GACCGACAGCCGAGGGGATGACGTCCCCAGAAGGAACACAGACTCCCGTTTGGGTGAGATCCCCCGGAAAGAG ATCCCCTCCCAAGGGCTCCCTCGCCGCCTTGCTGCAGCCCCTAAGACCGAAAAACCTCCAGTTCGCAGGAAAGGTGGCCACACTGCCCCCCACAGCACGAGGAGTCGGGGGGGCATCTGGAGATGA